From the Bacteroidia bacterium genome, the window ATCAATAATGGGATTGGCAGTATATCTTACTGTCGTAATGAATACTTCCAATGTGACAGATTCGCGCGCTGGAGCACTTACCAATATGATTCAGGGTTATGATGTAAATAACGGTGAAGTGATTTGTGCATTTGACTGGAATGGTGATGACCCTACAAAGGCAAGTAAAGGGCCAGATGCCATTAAAATAAGCCCGTTTGCTGCAGTGATGTCAGAAGGCGTTGAAGGAACAAACGGATTGAGTGCCGGGAAGAGTAAAGATGGAATTGATTTGACTATTCCTACAGATAATTATTTTAATACTGATGGGATTGACATAAGTTTTGATTACAAAAGGTTAGACGATGAATGCGACTTTATCAGTCGTGGGCGATATTTTAATTTTGGAATGAAAAAGGGGAAATTAGTTATTGCATATCGTGTAAACCTGGAAAAGGGTAGAAGTTATTCTGTGAATGAAACAACAAACTATGAGTTGATAAAAGATAATGATTTCAGAAATTACCGTTTTGTATATAATCCGAATACGGGCAAAGGTGAAATTATGGTTGACGATGTTGTTGTCTGGAATTATCAGGGGCCAAAAGAACGTTCAATGTTCTGGAAAAATTCTGACAATATTGTGATTGCAAAAAACATGTGTGGTGGAGGAACAGATAAAACTATACTTGACAATTTTATTATCCGTAGTACAACGCATGTACAACAGCTACCAATTACATTACTTTCATTTCAGGCTGAGGCTCGCGATCATCATGTGATGGTAAGTTGGTACACCTCACGCGAAACAGATATAGATTCCTTTATAGTTGAACGTTCTGTTGATGCAATAGAATATCAGAAAATTGGAGCTATAAAGGCTAATGGAAATTCAGAAGTATTGCGTGCTTATGCATTTGTTGATAAAACTCCTTTGGAAAACAAGATTGCCTATTACAGGTTGATGCCTTCAAACAAACCATTAAAATCAATAGCGGTGCCGATTATAGGTTATCGTTATAGGATGAACCACCCGGAAACAGCATTTAATCCGGCTGATTATCCAGCTGACACGGTGAAATAGATTTTATCCGTTACAAAGAAGAGGCATTCAGGTTAATGATTGCCTCTTGTTATTTAGGTGCTTTTCGTAATAAGTATAAAGCAATAACTGCATACACAAAATTAGGTATCCATACTGCAACTACTGCAGGCAGGTTTCCATTTGTTGCAAATGTTGTACTCACCTGCATAAACATAATATAAGTGAAACTTAACAAAATGCCTGCACCTAACTGCAGCCCAACTCCACCACGAACTTTTTTACTGGATATGGCTACGCCAATTAATGTAAGTATGAATGTTGCGAAAGGATAGGATGTTCGCCTGTACTTTTCAACTTCGTAAAAAGGAATAACCTCTGACCCACGTTGTTTTTCTTCTTTAATATAGGTATTGAGTTCCGAAAAATCCATTGCTTCAATAAAGTTCATTCTTCTGTTAAATTCAGATGGATGTATTGATAATGCTGTATCTAATCGTATTCCTTTTTTTAATTCTTCCGTCATACCATTAATATGCCTTATGGTATAATTCTCAATGCTCCACTTTTGGGTTAATGAATCCCATGTAATTCTATCAGCCATGAGTTTAGTTACCAACTTTCCTTCTTCAAATTTTTCAAGGCTGAACATAAAACCGGTGTTGGCTTTGTTGTCATAGCTTTCAAAATAAACAAACTCACCGGGTTTTATCTGCCGATGAATATTTCTACCGCGATAGACATAAGGATTTTTAATATAAATATTTTCGAATTGAAGCCGTACGAGGTTTGCATGCGGAATCACCCAGTTGTTTAAATAAAAAGAAGCTATTGCTATGACTGTAGCGGAGATAATATAGGGTCGAAGAAAACGGTTAAAACTGATACCGCTGTTTAAAATGGCAATAATTTCTGTCTGCCCCGCCATTTTGGAAGTGAAAAAAATAACTGAAATAAAAACAAATAATGGGCTGAATAAATTGGCAAAATAGGGAATGAAGTTCAGGTAATAATCAAATGCAATGGCTTTTAAAGGAGCATGTCTCTCAATAAAATCATCTACTTTTTCAGAAATATCAAATACAACGGCAATACAAACAATTAGTCCTATGGCAAAAAGAAAAGTGCCTAAAAACTTCTTGATGATGTAGAGATCTAAGATTTTTACCTTCAATGCAAATTATTTGGCGCAAAACTAAATTAAATCACCTATCTTTAATAACAAGAATTGGGATGATTATAGTTAATAAAAAGTTGACCGCATTCAAAATACCCACTTGTGACGGTGTATTTTAGCCACAAAAATCAGGAATGAGATATCATTTTATTGCTATTGCAGGAAGTGCTATGCATAATTTGGCACTTGCCTTACATCAACTGGGTCATGAAGTGTCGGGTAGTGATGATGAAATTGTTGAACCTGCAAAGACAAGATTGGCCAAAGCAGGTATTTTACCGGAAAAAACAGGGTGGTTTCCAGAAAAAATAAATAGCGAAATTGATGCTGTTATTTTAGGCATGCATGCCCGGGCCGATAATCCTGAACTTACAGAAGCCATTCGGAAAAATATAAAAGTGTTTTCATATCCTGAATTTTTATTTGAGCACTCAAAAAATAAAACCAGAGTTGTAATTGGTGGCAGCCATGGAAAAACTACCATTACTTCAATGATTCTACATGTTTTGAAAACATCAGGAATTAATTTTGATTTTATGGTAGGCGCACAGCTTGATGGCTTTGATACTATGGTTAAATTATCTAACGATGCGAAGTTTATAATTTTAGAGGGAGATGAGTATTTATCCTCACCAATTGACAGACGCCCTAAGTTTCATTTATATCATGCCCATATCGGTCTCATTAGTGGCATAGCCTGGGATCATATTAATGTATTTCCATCACTTGATATTTATGAAGAACAATTCAGGATTTTTGCAAGAGAAATTCCACAGGATGGAAAATTGTTTTATTGTCTGAATGATGCAACAGTAAAAAGAGTTTGTGAAGATAAAGAAGTGAGAGCAACAAAATTTGGCTATTCTATTCCCAAATATATTATCAGAAATGGTAAGACAATAATCTATGATGATATAGGTAATGAAGTACCACTTCAAGTTTTTGGAGAACATAATCTGATGAATCTTGAAGGTGCTCGACTAATTTGTAAATCAATAGGTGTTAGCAACGATGTATTTTATAATGCACTGAAATCTTTTAAGGGAGCAGCCAAACGGCTTGAACTGCTTGCTGAGAATGATCAGTTTGCTGTTTATAAAGATTTTGCCCATTCACCATCAAAACTTAAAGCAACATTAGAAGCTGTACGCAAGCAATTTCCCGATAGAAAGTTAATTGCCTGTTTGGAGTTGCACACATTCAGCAGTTTGAATGAGAATTTTCTTAATGAGTATAAAGGCACAATGGCTGATGCCGATGTAGCAATTGTCTATTTTAATCCCAAAACTATTGAGCATAAGAAATTACCTCCAATAACTTCTGAAAAAATTTTCCTGTCTTTTGATAGGAACGACATAAAGGTTATGAACGATTCAATGCAATTGATGGATTATCTGAATTCAGAAGACAAACAACAAGTCGTTTATTTAATGATGAGTTCGGGAACTTTTGATGGATTAGATTTAAAATCTTTTGCAGAAAGTTTAAATACCTCTCATCAGGGAGTGTAATTAATAAATGTCAACTTTTCTTTTATTCCCAAATGCCCAACACAAAAACAGGGGTAGGGCTGCCGACCATGTTGACTGATTATGTTGCCCTTCGGGAATTTCAACATATTTAATATTTTTTGAAGGAACACCTTTTTGTTTCATTTCAAGAATCAAGTCACGAGCATCATCAATAGAATCTATAATGCCATTTTTGTTCCTGTCGGCAATTTCATCTTTAGTGCCGGTTTGAATCCAGCACTTTATTGCCGGTGCTGATTTACTTTTTCTAACAACCTGATGTATAATTCTGTCGTCATCTGTATATCCATCTTCGTATGATTTTTTTCTCCACCAAAAGCTGCCACTAAAAACACCTGCTGATTCAAAAACTGAAGAATGGTTCCATGCCAAATCAAAAGCTGTTAATCCACTCAATGAAAACCCTGCTATTGCGGTTTTGGATGGTGTAAATTTTATTCCTGTAAAACTGCTGCAATGGGCAATAAGTTCTTCAACTATAAATTTTGAAAATTGTTTTGCCTTTTTCCCTCGCTTTAAATAGTCAGCCTTGCCTGCCACACCATATTCCTGCATTCTGTTTTTGTTTGCGTGAATAGCAATTACAATGATTGATTTTATTTTTTTTAATTGCGACAATTTCTGAAGTGTGTCTTTTAGGTGTAACAATTCTGCATCCTGGCCATCAAGCAAAAATAAAATATCGGAACTATCAGAGTATTTTGCAGGCAAGTAGTAGTCAATGCGAACATCACGCTTGAGAAACTTGCTTGAAAAGAGAGTTGATATTATATCGTACTTCCACTCAGACTTAGGTAATAACATAGCTTATTAAATAAACTCTCAGAACCAGCCTGACTTTTTTCGTCTGGTTGCACCTAAGCCTAATGCTCCGAGTAGGCTTCTTGTAAGCACACTGGTAACCGTTCTCATCACTTGTTTTCCTGTAGAACTGTTTAATACCTGATCTAGCTGACTAGGTTCTTCTTTTACTTCAGCCTCTTTAGTCGTTTTAGTATTTTCAGCAACTTGTGTTTCTAATTTTTTTGACAATAACTCGAATGCGCTTTCCCGGTTAAGTGATTCATTATATTTTGATGTCAGACGAGATTTTGAAATACATTTTGCTAATTCATCAGGAGTTAAAATGTCCATTCGTGATGCAGGTGTACAAAGCAGCGTATGTGCTATTGGAGTTGGCACACCTTTTTCATTTAAAACAGTGATGGCAGCTTCACCTATACCTAAAGTCGTAAGTAACTCATCTACTTTATAATAGTCTGAAAGCGGATAGTTTTCTGCAATAAGCTTTAGTGCCTTTCTGTCATTTGCAGTAAATACCCTGAAAGCATGCTGCACTTTTAAACCCAACTGCGCCAATACGGCAGCCGGTATATCTTCAGGTGATTGTGTAACAAAAAATACACCTATCCCTTTGGAGCGAATTAACTTTATTACTGTTTCAATCTGATCTAATAATACTTTCGATGCATTATTAAATATCAAATGTGCTTCATCTATAAAGATTACCAATCGAGGCGCATCCGGGTCTCCAACTTCAGGAAATGTTGAATAGACTTCAGCCAATAAACTCAGCATGAAAGTGGAAAATAATTTAGGCTTATCCTGAATGTCAGTCAGTCTGATGATATTTAATTTGCCATTACCATTTTCGTCAACACCTATCAGGTCTTCAACATCAAAAGACTTTTCACCAAAAAATTTCTCCGCTCCTTGCTGCTCTATTTCAATAATTTTTCGAATAATTGTAGATGCTGATGCAGTGCTAATGGCGCCATAGTCAGCTTTAATTTCATTTTTTCCTTCGTTGGTTAAAAATTGCAATACTTTTTTAAAATCTTTAAGATCAAGTAAAGGAAGTTGCTTATCATCACAGTATTTAAATATTAGGGAAACAACGCCTTGTTGTGTATCATTCAAGTCAAGGATTTTAGAAAAAAGAACAGGGCCAAATTCAGATACTGTAGCTCGTAAGCGAACACCTTTTTCATCTGATAAAGTCAAAAACTCAACCGGAAATTGCAAGGGCTTCCAGGTAAGTCCTAATTTCTGATAGCGTTCATCTATTTTTGGATTTGCCGTTCCCGGACTTGCCAAACCACTTAAATCGCCTTTTACATCCATTAATAAACAGGAAACACCTTTGGTAGAAAGTGATTCTGCAATACCCTGCATGGTTTTGGTTTTCCCTGTACCAGTGGCGCCTGCAATTAAACCATGACGGTTAAATGTTTTCAAAGGTGCTTTGATGAAACATCCTGTCAATGCTTCTCCTTTAAGTACCGGAGCCCCAAGTACAATACTGTCTCCTTTAAATTGATATTCTTTATTTACTACTTCCTTGAATTGTTCTGTTAAGCTCATTTATGCTTGGTTAAAAACTGCTGACAAATGTATGCCTAATAAATGAAATTTAACAGAAAGGTTTATTTCTTTGCAACTTGTTATTGTATTTGACTTTATGCCACAAGATATGTCTGAGAGAGGTTCGGTTTTTCAAAGATTTTATAAACAGCTGATTCTGTTTTTAAATTCGATTATAAAATTTTCTTATTTGAAATTTATCAAGAACAAGGTTTTAAGAGGTGTTGCAATTTTATGTATGCTGATGGTTTATTACCTTATTCTACTTCATATAAACTTTCTTTGGCTTTTTGGATATATGCCAAAAATGAGCGAGGTGAAAAACCCACAAGTGGCAATTGCTACAGAAATTTATACTGAAGACAGTGTGCTAATTGGAAAATATTATCATGAAAACCGAACTCCTTTGAGTTTTGACTCAATTTCAACTTATGCAGTGCAAGCACTTGTTGCCACAGAAGATGTTCGGTTTTATAAGCATTTCGGCCTTGACCTTTATGCCTTAATTAGTGGTGCCTATTCCACTGCCAAAGGTGATGAGCGTGGCGCAAGTACTATAACACAACAATTAGCTAAGAATATGTACAGTATCCGCAAAAAAGCCAATCAGGGTTTGTTGCAGCATATTCCTTTTATTGGTACATTGGTAAGTAAATCAAAAGAATGGGTAACATCAATTAAGTTGGAAATGTTTTATTCAAAGGATGAAATATTGGAAATGTATTTTAATACTGTAGATTTTGGTAACAATTGGTTTGGTATAAAGGTTGCGGCACAAAACTATTTCAGTAAGCAGCCATCAGAACTCAATTTGCAGGAGGCCGCTACTCTGATAGGATTGCTAAAAGCCACCAGCAGTTATAATCCTCTGAATAATAAAAAGCGATCGTTAGCCAGAAGAAATATTGTATTGTCACAGATGCAGAAGTACGGATATATCAGTCAGGCTGTTTTTGATTCAATTAGTCCAATGCCATTAAATATTAAACGACCAAAAAATCAATCTGCAACAAAAGATTCTTATTTGAGACAGCTAATTGCAAAGATTGTTAAAAGCTATTGTGATGAAAATGACATAAACATTAATGAAGATGGATTGAAAATTTACACAACCATCAACTCTCACCTGCAAAGCTATGCTGAGGCCGCTGTTAAAGAGCATTTGAGAAAAGTGCAAAAGCAATTTGATGAACATTGGGGTAAACAAAACCCATGGCGTGACGACAATGGCAGAGAAATTATAAACTTTGCTAATACTGCCGTGGCATTTACGCAGTCATACGACCGTTTAAAAAATCAATTTGCTTCATCACCTGATTCTATATCTTTTTATTTAAACAAGAAAAAAGATATGAAAGTATTTACTTACAGCGGTGCGAAAGATACCGTGATGTCAACAATGGATTCATTGAAGTATTATGCTCGCTTGTTAAATGCAGGAACTATGTCCTTGAATCCGCTCACCGGTGAAATTAAAGCTTATGTTGGTGGTGTGGATTTTGATTTTTTTAAATTTGATCATGTTATACAATCAAAACGTCAGCCGGGATCAACGTTTAAGCCATTTGCCTATCTGGCAGCATTAGAAGATACTTTTAGCCCTTGCAGTAGGTTAGATGATGTGCCTGTTTCTATTGAATATGATGGTGGTCAAATTTGGCAGCCTTTTAATAGTACAGGCACATTTACTTATTCAAGTAAGACTTTAAGACGGGCATTGGCACAGTCAGTCAATTCCATTACGGCACAAATTGCTGAAATAGTTGGATGGGAAAAAATTGTTGAATGTGCACATAGGGCAGGTGTAAAAAGTCGTTTGGATACTGTGCCATCAATTTGTTTAGGCACCAGTGATGTGAGTGTTTATGAGATGACTTGTGCTTATGCACCATTTATAAATGGCGGAAAAAGTGTAGAACCTGTTTTAGTTAAGAGAATCTGTGCTAATGATGGAACAGTTCTCAAAGAGTTTGTGCCCGAATTCAGGCAAGTTCTCACTGAAGAGAATGCCTGGTTAATGTTGTATATGTTGCAAGGTACGATACAGGAACCGGGCGGAACATCACAGGCATTGTGGGGCTATTCTGTTTTTAAGAATGGAAATGATGTTGCTGGAAAAACCGGTACTACTTCAAATTATTCCGATGCATGGTATATGGGTGTTACTCATGATTTAGTGACAGGTGTTTGGGTTGGTGCTCCGTATAGAAGTGTACATTTCAGAAATTCATCAGGCCAGGGCTCACGAATGGCACTTCCAATTTTCGGAAAAATGTTAGAGAAGGCATATCTCGATCCAAAGTCGGGTGTTGCTCCGGGAAAATTCAAAAAGCCAAAGAAAATTACCAAAAGTATTTATTGTGATAACGATGATATTGAACTTGAATCCGCAGATTCTTTATTAAATGATTCATTGAAAAATACAGAAATGATAATTCTTGA encodes:
- a CDS encoding LptF/LptG family permease, with product MKVKILDLYIIKKFLGTFLFAIGLIVCIAVVFDISEKVDDFIERHAPLKAIAFDYYLNFIPYFANLFSPLFVFISVIFFTSKMAGQTEIIAILNSGISFNRFLRPYIISATVIAIASFYLNNWVIPHANLVRLQFENIYIKNPYVYRGRNIHRQIKPGEFVYFESYDNKANTGFMFSLEKFEEGKLVTKLMADRITWDSLTQKWSIENYTIRHINGMTEELKKGIRLDTALSIHPSEFNRRMNFIEAMDFSELNTYIKEEKQRGSEVIPFYEVEKYRRTSYPFATFILTLIGVAISSKKVRGGVGLQLGAGILLSFTYIMFMQVSTTFATNGNLPAVVAVWIPNFVYAVIALYLLRKAPK
- a CDS encoding Mur ligase family protein translates to MRYHFIAIAGSAMHNLALALHQLGHEVSGSDDEIVEPAKTRLAKAGILPEKTGWFPEKINSEIDAVILGMHARADNPELTEAIRKNIKVFSYPEFLFEHSKNKTRVVIGGSHGKTTITSMILHVLKTSGINFDFMVGAQLDGFDTMVKLSNDAKFIILEGDEYLSSPIDRRPKFHLYHAHIGLISGIAWDHINVFPSLDIYEEQFRIFAREIPQDGKLFYCLNDATVKRVCEDKEVRATKFGYSIPKYIIRNGKTIIYDDIGNEVPLQVFGEHNLMNLEGARLICKSIGVSNDVFYNALKSFKGAAKRLELLAENDQFAVYKDFAHSPSKLKATLEAVRKQFPDRKLIACLELHTFSSLNENFLNEYKGTMADADVAIVYFNPKTIEHKKLPPITSEKIFLSFDRNDIKVMNDSMQLMDYLNSEDKQQVVYLMMSSGTFDGLDLKSFAESLNTSHQGV
- a CDS encoding alpha/beta hydrolase-fold protein produces the protein MLLPKSEWKYDIISTLFSSKFLKRDVRIDYYLPAKYSDSSDILFLLDGQDAELLHLKDTLQKLSQLKKIKSIIVIAIHANKNRMQEYGVAGKADYLKRGKKAKQFSKFIVEELIAHCSSFTGIKFTPSKTAIAGFSLSGLTAFDLAWNHSSVFESAGVFSGSFWWRKKSYEDGYTDDDRIIHQVVRKSKSAPAIKCWIQTGTKDEIADRNKNGIIDSIDDARDLILEMKQKGVPSKNIKYVEIPEGQHNQSTWSAALPLFLCWAFGNKRKVDIY
- a CDS encoding helicase HerA-like domain-containing protein; its protein translation is MSLTEQFKEVVNKEYQFKGDSIVLGAPVLKGEALTGCFIKAPLKTFNRHGLIAGATGTGKTKTMQGIAESLSTKGVSCLLMDVKGDLSGLASPGTANPKIDERYQKLGLTWKPLQFPVEFLTLSDEKGVRLRATVSEFGPVLFSKILDLNDTQQGVVSLIFKYCDDKQLPLLDLKDFKKVLQFLTNEGKNEIKADYGAISTASASTIIRKIIEIEQQGAEKFFGEKSFDVEDLIGVDENGNGKLNIIRLTDIQDKPKLFSTFMLSLLAEVYSTFPEVGDPDAPRLVIFIDEAHLIFNNASKVLLDQIETVIKLIRSKGIGVFFVTQSPEDIPAAVLAQLGLKVQHAFRVFTANDRKALKLIAENYPLSDYYKVDELLTTLGIGEAAITVLNEKGVPTPIAHTLLCTPASRMDILTPDELAKCISKSRLTSKYNESLNRESAFELLSKKLETQVAENTKTTKEAEVKEEPSQLDQVLNSSTGKQVMRTVTSVLTRSLLGALGLGATRRKKSGWF
- a CDS encoding transglycosylase domain-containing protein yields the protein MSEVKNPQVAIATEIYTEDSVLIGKYYHENRTPLSFDSISTYAVQALVATEDVRFYKHFGLDLYALISGAYSTAKGDERGASTITQQLAKNMYSIRKKANQGLLQHIPFIGTLVSKSKEWVTSIKLEMFYSKDEILEMYFNTVDFGNNWFGIKVAAQNYFSKQPSELNLQEAATLIGLLKATSSYNPLNNKKRSLARRNIVLSQMQKYGYISQAVFDSISPMPLNIKRPKNQSATKDSYLRQLIAKIVKSYCDENDININEDGLKIYTTINSHLQSYAEAAVKEHLRKVQKQFDEHWGKQNPWRDDNGREIINFANTAVAFTQSYDRLKNQFASSPDSISFYLNKKKDMKVFTYSGAKDTVMSTMDSLKYYARLLNAGTMSLNPLTGEIKAYVGGVDFDFFKFDHVIQSKRQPGSTFKPFAYLAALEDTFSPCSRLDDVPVSIEYDGGQIWQPFNSTGTFTYSSKTLRRALAQSVNSITAQIAEIVGWEKIVECAHRAGVKSRLDTVPSICLGTSDVSVYEMTCAYAPFINGGKSVEPVLVKRICANDGTVLKEFVPEFRQVLTEENAWLMLYMLQGTIQEPGGTSQALWGYSVFKNGNDVAGKTGTTSNYSDAWYMGVTHDLVTGVWVGAPYRSVHFRNSSGQGSRMALPIFGKMLEKAYLDPKSGVAPGKFKKPKKITKSIYCDNDDIELESADSLLNDSLKNTEMIILENDSLESDSLQDIGN